From Corticium candelabrum chromosome 13, ooCorCand1.1, whole genome shotgun sequence, a single genomic window includes:
- the LOC134188998 gene encoding uncharacterized protein LOC134188998, which yields MSMGCPHQKSKPTREFDDWSERCPFEDCSSRHAVRRRARTERTSLSVLPSAQINIGFLAQQNRGANREVFGEKPPPKVGLDMVIGQYPEENPPTVKQIMYGAREKPPVKLLIKDCVTMRGGEYFFAPAVSALREMI from the exons ATGTCCATGGGCTGCCCACATCAGAAAAGTAAACCCACGAG GGAGTTCGACGACTGGTCCGAACGATGTCCGTTCGAAGATTGTTCGTCGCGCCATGCTGTACGGCGAAGAGCCAGAACCGAGAGGACTTCTCTTTCTGTGCTACCAAGCGCGCAAATCAATATCGGCTTTCTAGCACAGCAGAATCGCGGAGCAAACCGTGAAGTATTCGGAGAAAAGCCACCACCTAAAGTGGGTCTGGATATGGTAATTGGACAG TATCCGGAGGAGAACCCGCCAACAGTGAAACAGATAATGTACGGTGCTAGGGAGAAACCTCCAGTCAAGCTGCTCATCAAAGACTGCGTGACGATGAGAGGAGGAGAGTACTTCTTTGCACCGGCAGTTTCAGCGCTCCGAGAAATGATCTGA
- the LOC134188580 gene encoding multifunctional dye peroxidase DyP2-like yields MSFVFTKPRQKLPQTPLDVSLPDVQRLLCELQGNILQDHDRSDARHLFIQFGSDAERSRHLVRVLSENVTSAHQELNKNVETLFTSFLLSASGYRKLRLEDKMPCQEAFRVGMQDLTTPIVVNPALDPVPNPCADPAVDTWHTPFPTGIPDALLILALSGDHVKEQLTKEQEQKQQIISKHGGTVTGVYEAYRVKNENGQDTEQFGFADAKDETTAGSFLPGADPLVQLDLILEEDKIGGRCSYGSYLVYRRLEQNVDLFKQYGKMIQEELKKAGQDISQDDAEARMVYKIRCPFLMLQLI; encoded by the exons ATGAGCTTCGTGTTTACGAAAC CCAGACAGAAATTGCCTCAAACTCCTCTCGATGTCTCTCTTCCTGACGTGCAACGTCTCCTGTGTGAGCTCCAAGGAAACATCCTTCAAGACCACGACAGGAGCGACGCCCGACACTTGTTCATCCAGTTCGGAAGCGACGCGGAGCGTTCACGCCATCTCGTCAGAGTGTTGTCGGAGAACGTCACTTCTGCGCATCAAGAGCTGAATAAGAACGTTGAAACCTTGTTCACAAGCTTTCTTTTGTCTGCATCCGGGTACAGGAAGTTGAGACTGGAAGACAAAATGCCG TGTCAGGAAGCTTTTCGGGTTGGAATGCAAGACTTAACGACGCCTATTGTTGTAAACCCTGCTCTGGATCCTGTTCCGAACCCATGCGCCGACCCAGCTGTTGACACATGGCACACTCCGTTTCCAACCGGAATTCCGGATGCTCTCTTGATTTTGGCCTTGAGCGGTGACCACGTCAAAGAACAACTGACCAAAGAGCAGGAGCAGAAGCAACAGATAATTTCCAAACACGGAGGCACCGTGACTG GAGTGTATGAAGCGTACCGTGTGAAGAACGAAAACGGACAAGACACCGAGCAATTCGGATTTGCAGACG CTAAAGACGAAACGACAGCCGGATCATTCCTACCCGGAGCAGATCCTTTGGTACAACTTGACCTG ATTCTTGAAGAAGACAAGATTGGAGGTCGCTGTTCGTATGGATCCTACTTGGTGTATCGACGGCTCGAACAAAACGTTGACCTTTTCAAACAATATGGAAAAATGATTCAAGAAGAGCTGAAAAAGGCAGGACAAGATATCTCACAAGATGATGCGGAAGCAAGGATGGTATACAAAATTCGATGCCCCTTTCTCATGCTACAGCTAATTTAA
- the LOC134188996 gene encoding multifunctional dye peroxidase DyP2-like isoform X1 produces the protein MSSVFTKPRQKLPQTPLDVSLPDVQRLLCELQGNILQDHDRSDARHLFIQFGSDAERSRHLVRVLSENVTSAHQELNKNVETLFTSFLLSASGYRKLRLEDKMPCQEAFRVGMQDLTTPIVVNPDFDPVPNPCADPAVDTWHTPFPTGMPDALLILALSGDDANEKLTKEQKHKQQIISKHGGTVTGILVLLGVYEAYRVKNENGQDTEQFGFADGISNLIFLQSDYTEAKDKTTTGSFLPGADPLAKLELILEKDKIGGPCSYGSYLVYRRLEQNVDLFKQYGKMIQEELKKAGQDISQDEAEARMIGRHKSGVPLIENLSGVKPEFRKAAVNFNYADDKDGKQCPWAAHVRKVDPRGSSVTGPNDFRSKIVRRGMLYGKDPQSRGLLFLCYQSQINIGFLVQQNRWANREVFGEKPPPKVGLDMVVGQYLKESPPTVKQIMYGDKEKPPVRLLIKNCVTMRGGEYFFAPAVSTLQKMK, from the exons ATGAGCTCCGTGTTTACGAAAC CCAGACAGAAATTGCCTCAAACTCCTCTCGACGTCTCTCTTCCTGACGTGCAACGTCTCCTGTGTGAGCTCCAAGGAAACATCCTTCAAGACCACGACAGGAGCGACGCCCGACACTTGTTCATCCAGTTCGGAAGCGACGCGGAGCGTTCACGCCATCTCGTCAGAGTGTTGTCGGAGAACGTCACTTCTGCGCATCAAGAGCTGAATAAGAACGTTGAAACCTTGTTCACAAGCTTTCTTTTGTCTGCATCCGGGTACAGGAAGTTGAGACTGGAAGACAAAATGCCG TGTCAGGAAGCTTTTCGGGTTGGAATGCAAGATTTAACGACGCCTATTGTTGTAAACCCTGACTTCGATCCTGTTCCAAACCCATGCGCCGACCCAGCTGTTGACACATGGCACACTCCGTTTCCAACCGGAATGCCGGACGCTCTCTTAATTTTGGCCTTGAGCGGTGACGACGCCAACGAAAAACTGACCAAAGAGCAGAAGCACAAGCAACAGATAATTTCCAAACACGGAGGCACCGTGACTG GTATACTCGTTTTATTAGGAGTGTATGAAGCGTACCGTGTGAAGAACGAAAACGGACAAGACACCGAGCAATTCGGATTTGCAGACGGTATCAGCAACCTCATTTTCCTGCAGAGTGATTATACCGAAGCCAAAGATAAAACGACGACTGGATCATTCCTACCCGGAGCAGATCCTTTGGCAAAACTTGAACTG ATTCTTGAAAAAGACAAGATTGGAGGTCCCTGTTCTTATGGATCCTACTTGGTGTATCGACGGCTGGAACAAAACGTTGACCTTTTCAAACAATATGGAAAAATGATTCAAGAAGAGCTGAAAAAGGCAGGACAAGATATCTCACAAGATGAAGCGGAAGCAAGGATG ATAGGACGTCATAAGAGCGGCGTTCCTCTGATAGAAAACCTTTCAGGTGTGAAACCAGAGTTCAGGAAGGCGGCAGTGAATTTTAACTATGCAGATGACAAAGACGGCAAACAATGTCCATGGGCAGCCCACGTCAGAAAAGTAGACCCACGAG GGAGTTCGGTGACTGGTCCGAACGACTTCCGTTCGAAGATTGTTCGTCGCGGCATGCTGTACGGCAAAGACCCGCAATCTAGAGGACTTCTCTTTCTGTGCTATCAATCGCAAATCAACATCGGCTTTCTAGTACAGCAGAATCGTTGGGCAAACCGTGAAGTGTTTGGCGAAAAGCCACCCCCAAAAGTGGGTCTGGATATGGTTGTTGGACAG TATCTGAAGGAGAGCCCGCCAACAGTGAAACAGATAATGTACGGTGATAAGGAGAAACCTCCAGTCAGGCTGCTCATCAAAAACTGCGTGACAATGAGAGGAGGAGAGTACTTCTTTGCACCGGCAGTTTCAACGCTCCAAAAAATGAAATGA
- the LOC134188996 gene encoding multifunctional dye peroxidase DyP2-like isoform X2 yields MSSVFTKPRQKLPQTPLDVSLPDVQRLLCELQGNILQDHDRSDARHLFIQFGSDAERSRHLVRVLSENVTSAHQELNKNVETLFTSFLLSASGYRKLRLEDKMPCQEAFRVGMQDLTTPIVVNPDFDPVPNPCADPAVDTWHTPFPTGMPDALLILALSGDDANEKLTKEQKHKQQIISKHGGTVTGVYEAYRVKNENGQDTEQFGFADGISNLIFLQSDYTEAKDKTTTGSFLPGADPLAKLELILEKDKIGGPCSYGSYLVYRRLEQNVDLFKQYGKMIQEELKKAGQDISQDEAEARMIGRHKSGVPLIENLSGVKPEFRKAAVNFNYADDKDGKQCPWAAHVRKVDPRGSSVTGPNDFRSKIVRRGMLYGKDPQSRGLLFLCYQSQINIGFLVQQNRWANREVFGEKPPPKVGLDMVVGQYLKESPPTVKQIMYGDKEKPPVRLLIKNCVTMRGGEYFFAPAVSTLQKMK; encoded by the exons ATGAGCTCCGTGTTTACGAAAC CCAGACAGAAATTGCCTCAAACTCCTCTCGACGTCTCTCTTCCTGACGTGCAACGTCTCCTGTGTGAGCTCCAAGGAAACATCCTTCAAGACCACGACAGGAGCGACGCCCGACACTTGTTCATCCAGTTCGGAAGCGACGCGGAGCGTTCACGCCATCTCGTCAGAGTGTTGTCGGAGAACGTCACTTCTGCGCATCAAGAGCTGAATAAGAACGTTGAAACCTTGTTCACAAGCTTTCTTTTGTCTGCATCCGGGTACAGGAAGTTGAGACTGGAAGACAAAATGCCG TGTCAGGAAGCTTTTCGGGTTGGAATGCAAGATTTAACGACGCCTATTGTTGTAAACCCTGACTTCGATCCTGTTCCAAACCCATGCGCCGACCCAGCTGTTGACACATGGCACACTCCGTTTCCAACCGGAATGCCGGACGCTCTCTTAATTTTGGCCTTGAGCGGTGACGACGCCAACGAAAAACTGACCAAAGAGCAGAAGCACAAGCAACAGATAATTTCCAAACACGGAGGCACCGTGACTG GAGTGTATGAAGCGTACCGTGTGAAGAACGAAAACGGACAAGACACCGAGCAATTCGGATTTGCAGACGGTATCAGCAACCTCATTTTCCTGCAGAGTGATTATACCGAAGCCAAAGATAAAACGACGACTGGATCATTCCTACCCGGAGCAGATCCTTTGGCAAAACTTGAACTG ATTCTTGAAAAAGACAAGATTGGAGGTCCCTGTTCTTATGGATCCTACTTGGTGTATCGACGGCTGGAACAAAACGTTGACCTTTTCAAACAATATGGAAAAATGATTCAAGAAGAGCTGAAAAAGGCAGGACAAGATATCTCACAAGATGAAGCGGAAGCAAGGATG ATAGGACGTCATAAGAGCGGCGTTCCTCTGATAGAAAACCTTTCAGGTGTGAAACCAGAGTTCAGGAAGGCGGCAGTGAATTTTAACTATGCAGATGACAAAGACGGCAAACAATGTCCATGGGCAGCCCACGTCAGAAAAGTAGACCCACGAG GGAGTTCGGTGACTGGTCCGAACGACTTCCGTTCGAAGATTGTTCGTCGCGGCATGCTGTACGGCAAAGACCCGCAATCTAGAGGACTTCTCTTTCTGTGCTATCAATCGCAAATCAACATCGGCTTTCTAGTACAGCAGAATCGTTGGGCAAACCGTGAAGTGTTTGGCGAAAAGCCACCCCCAAAAGTGGGTCTGGATATGGTTGTTGGACAG TATCTGAAGGAGAGCCCGCCAACAGTGAAACAGATAATGTACGGTGATAAGGAGAAACCTCCAGTCAGGCTGCTCATCAAAAACTGCGTGACAATGAGAGGAGGAGAGTACTTCTTTGCACCGGCAGTTTCAACGCTCCAAAAAATGAAATGA
- the LOC134189312 gene encoding uncharacterized protein LOC134189312 → MLYGKEPQSRGLLFLCYQSQINIGFLVQQNRWANSEVFGEKPPPKVGLDMVVGQYLEESPPTVKQIMYGDREKPPVRLLIKNCVTMRGGEYFFAPAVSTLQKMK, encoded by the exons ATGCTGTACGGCAAAGAGCCGCAATCGAGAGGACTTCTCTTTCTGTGCTACCAATCGCAAATCAACATCGGCTTTCTAGTACAGCAGAATCGTTGGGCAAACAGTGAAGTGTTTGGAGAAAAGCCACCCCCAAAAGTGGGTCTGGATATGGTTGTTGGACAG TATCTGGAGGAGAGCCCGCCAACAGTGAAACAGATAATGTACGGTGATAGAGAAAAACCTCCAGTCAGGCTGCTCATCAAAAACTGCGTGACAATGAGAGGAGGAGAGTACTTCTTTGCACCGGCAGTTTCAACGCTCCAAAAAATGAAATGA
- the LOC134188581 gene encoding multifunctional dye peroxidase DyP2-like: MPCQEAFRVGMQDLTTPIVVNPDFDPVPNPCADPAVDTWHTPFPTGIPDALLILALSGDDANEKLTKEQKQKQQIISEHGGTVTGVYEAYRVKNENGQDTEQFGFADGISNPIFLQSDYTKAKDKTTNGSFLPGADPLAKLELILEKDKIGGPCSYGSYLVYRRLEQNVELFQQYGKMIQEELKKAGQDISQDEAEARMIGRRKNGVPLIENLSGVKPEFRKTAVNFNYADDGDGKQCPWAAHVRKVDPRGEHTYT, from the exons ATGCCG TGTCAGGAAGCTTTTCGGGTTGGAATGCAAGATTTAACGACGCCTATTGTTGTAAACCCTGACTTCGATCCTGTTCCGAACCCATGCGCCGACCCAGCTGTTGACACATGGCACACTCCGTTTCCAACCGGAATTCCAGACGCTCTCTTGATTTTGGCCTTGAGCGGTGACGACGCCAACGAAAAACTGACCAAAGAGCAGAAGCAGAAGCAACAGATAATTTCCGAACACGGAGGCACCGTGACTG gaGTGTATGAAGCGTACCGTGTGAAGAACGAAAACGGACAAGACACCGAGCAATTCGGATTTGCAGACGGTATCAGCAACCCCATTTTCCTGCAGAGCGATTATACCAAAGCCAAAGACAAAACGACGAACGGATCATTCCTACCCGGAGCAGATCCTTTGGCAAAACTTGAACTG ATTCTTGAAAAAGACAAGATTGGAGGTCCCTGTTCGTATGGATCCTACTTGGTATATCGACGGCTGGAACAAAACGTTGAGCTTTTCCAACAATATGGAAAAATGATTCAAGAAGAACTGAAAAAGGCAGGACAAGATATCTCACAAGATGAAGCGGAAGCAAGGATG ATAGGACGTCGTAAGAACGGCGTTCCTCTGATAGAAAACCTTTCAGGTGTGAAACCAGAGTTCAGGAAGACGGCAGTGAATTTTAACTATGCGGATGACGGAGACGGTAAACAATGTCCATGGGCAGCCCACGTCAGAAAAGTAGACCCACGAGgtgaacacacatacacatga
- the LOC134188582 gene encoding multifunctional dye peroxidase DyP2-like, which yields MSAFVILASPKLPQTPLDVSRPDVRRLLHELQGNILQDHGRSDARHLFIEFGSDAERSRELVRVLSENVTSAHQELNRNVETLFLSLLLSASGYRKLGLEDKMPCQQAFRVGMQDLTTPIVVNPDLDPVANPCADPPVDTWDTPFPTKVPDALLILALSGYDAKEKLTRKQEKKEEIISEHGGTVSGVYEAYRVKNENGQDTEQFGFADGISNPIFLLSDYTEEKDKTTTGSFLPGANPSAQLDLILEKDKIGGSSSYGSYMVYRRLEQNVELFQQYGKMIQEELQKTGQDISQDEAEARMIGRHKSGVPLIEDLSGVKPKFRKTAVNFNYADDGDGKQCPLAAHMITLSSGAQFSLSSNAFPGGGLGNNLQIWKLINSEISRNILTNKRSLTQEGLFGSSNEK from the exons ATGAGCGCGTTTGTTATTCTAGCCAGTCCGAAATTGCCCCAAACGCCTCTCGACGTCTCTCGTCCTGACGTCCGACGTCTCCTGCATGAGCTCCAAGGAAATATCCTTCAAGACCACGGCAGGAGCGATGCCCGACACTTGTTCATCGAGTTTGGAAGCGACGCGGAGCGTTCACGCGAACTCGTCAGAGTGTTGTCGGAGAACGTCACTTCTGCGCATCAAGAGCTGAATAGGAATGTTGAAACCTTGTTCCTAAGCCTCCTGTTGTCTGCATCCGGGTACAGGAAGTTGGGACTGGAAGACAAAATGCCG TGTCAGCAAGCATTTCGGGTTGGAATGCAAGATCTAACGACGCCTATTGTTGTAAACCCTGACTTAGATCCTGTTGCGAACCCATGCGCAGACCCACCAGTTGACACATGGGACACTCCGTTTCCAACCAAAGTGCCGGACGCTCTCTTGATTTTGGCCTTGAGCGGTTACGACGCCAAGGAAAAACTGACCAGGAAGcaggagaagaaggaagagATCATTTCCGAACACGGAGGCACCGTGTCTG GAGTGTATGAAGCGTACCGTGTGAAGAACGAAAACGGGCAGGACACCGAGCAATTCGGATTTGCAGACGGTATCAGCAACCCGATTTTCCTTCTGAGCGATTATACCGAAGAGAAAGACAAAACGACGACCGGATCCTTCCTACCCGGAGCAAATCCTTCGGCACAACTTGACCTG ATTCTTGAAAAAGACAAGATTGGAGGTTCCTCTTCTTATGGATCCTACATGGTGTATCGAAGGCTCGAACAAAACGTTGAGCTTTTCCAACAATATGGAAAAATGATTCAAGAAGAGCTGCAAAAAACAGGACAAGATATCTCACAAGATGAAGCAGAAGCAAGGATG ATAGGACGTCATAAGAGCGGCGTTCCTCTGATAGAAGACCTTTCAGGTGTGAAACCAAAGTTCAGAAAGACGGCAGTGAATTTTAACTACGCAGACGACGGAGACGGCAAACAATGTCCGTTGGCAGCCCAC ATGATTACTCTTTCATCTGGTGCGCAGTTCTCTCTGTCATCCAACGCGTTCCCAGGTGGCGGATTGGGGAATAACCTTCAGATATGgaagttaattaacagtgaAATAAGCAGAAACATTCTGACAAATAAGCGGTCGCTGACCCAAGAGGGTTTATTCGGAAGTTCCAACGAGAAATAG
- the LOC134189052 gene encoding DDB1- and CUL4-associated factor 17-like, with translation MLFINSYRLCYTLNGACGRPRLMFNLPEKTEEALVYDSFLDCCLEDKLGRTSCLIALKPRGWLVFHSLRTGEIMKRIYLSHRYKFCHLTWETDFERIVVKSIRRDHPLPGLPSHQLQPFVTFAVFSVGPLELIGLFHIYKQIFGSDLVDATINQSMLVIYRRSGLIEFYDFELIVREHTVSFVKLFEPFVEDLQGVVGEQPLGIPCSIRIPSRPPLLCQIQSHQNHVAFGGFPYHYIQCPSPKHRDLFHVCSLQTHQLIENGQLERGDFTYIEDDCAFFHPDQSNSVVHVRSDSIQCHDIVEEKDHTELRQRYSIDAKPAKQNKFLLSSQLTTSSGRRVRKLCDIEKVFNPIPEPIQAIDYEDELQLFIVTSTIYSDDGLCAQVQLCDKDSGHVCKRILLKDWHQQPFSEHRVVLDRDVLIHLVRQPSHRYDCYVYRLHGNTTV, from the coding sequence ATGCTCTTTATAAACAGCTACAGATTGTGTTACACACTGAATGGAGCATGTGGACGTCCCCGACTTATGTTCAATCTTCcagaaaagacagaagaaGCTCTTGTCTACGATAGTTTTCTTGATTGTTGCCTTGAGGATAAACTTGGTAGGACATCCTGCCTTATTGCCTTGAAGCCACGTGGTTGGCTAGTGTTCCACTCATTGCGGACGGGTGAAATCATGAAAAGGATTTATCTCTCTCATCGTTACAAATTTTGTCACTTGACTTGGGAAACCGACTTTGAGCGTATTGTTGTAAAATCGATTCGTCGTGATCATCCGTTGCCAGGATTACCTTCTCATCAGTTGCAGCCATTTGTGACGTTTGCTGTTTTTAGTGTTGGACCGTTGGAATTAATTGGACTTTTTCacatttacaaacaaatttttgGTAGCGATTTGGTTGATGCCACCATCAACCAGAGCATGTTGGTTATTTATCGTCGATCTGGTCTTATTGAATTCTACGACTTTGAGTTAATTGTGAGAGAACACACAGTGAGTTTTGTCAAATTGTTTGAACCATTTGTTGAAGACTTGCAAGGTGTCGTTGGAGAACAGCCACTTGGTATACCGTGTTCCATCCGCATACCTTCTCGACCGCCACTTCTCTGCCAGATTCAAAGTCATCAAAATCATGTTGCCTTTGGAGGCTTTCCCTATCACTACATCCAATGCCCGAGTCCGAAACATCGTGACCTCTTTCATGTCTGCTCATTGCAAACTCATCAGCTTATAGAGAATGGCCAGCTAGAACGAGGTGACTTCACTTATATTGAAGACGACTGTGCCTTCTTTCACCCCGATCAGAGCAACAGTGTCGTGCATGTCAGATCAGACTCTATCCAGTGCCACGACATTGTCGAAGAGAAAGATCACACAGAACTGAGACAACGATATAGCATCGACGCAAAGCCggcaaaacaaaataaattccttCTCAGTAGTCAGCTAACCACATCGTCAGGGCGTAGAGTAAGAAAGTTATGTGACATAGAAAAGGTTTTTAATCCCATCCCGGAACCAATTCAAGCAATCGACTATGAAGATGAACTTCAGCTGTTTATTGTCACCTCAACCATATACTCAGATGATGGCCTGTGTGCACAGGTTCAACTCTGTGATAAAGACAGTGGACATGTTTGCAAACGGATTCTCTTAAAGGATTGGCATCAGCAGCCCTTCTCAGAGCATCGGGTCGTACTCGATAGAGACGTTCTCATTCACTTAGTCAGACAGCCTTCACATCGCTACGACTGCTATGTTTACAGACTGCATGGTAATACCACAGTCTAA
- the LOC134189004 gene encoding uncharacterized protein LOC134189004: MSSVHEDKWEQYVTPNLTQLVKKLKPSSLLEDLRQCGLLTQEDVNSLRHGSFTEQERSRKLLYDILPYKGNDRFNRFCNVLSNVEEQAHIVTEVLEVEIETASPVDSDPKETEKMPQRDRNTKD; the protein is encoded by the coding sequence ATGTCTTCCGTACACGAAGACAAATGGGAACAATACGTTACCCCCAATTTGACGCAACTGGTTAAAAAGCTAAAGCCGTCGTCACTGTTGGAGGATTTACGCCAGTGCGGTCTCCTAACTCAAGAAGATGTCAATAGTCTACGACATGGCAGTTTCACCGAACAGGAGCGCTCACGCAAACTGCTCTACGATATACTACCGTACAAGGGCAACGACCGTTTCAATCGTTTTTGCAATGTTCTTAGCAACGTTGAAGAACAGGCGCACATTGTGACGGAAGTTTTGGAGGTGGAAATCGAGACGGCGTCTCCCGTTGATTCTGATCCTAAAGAAACAGAGAAAATGCCGCAAAGAGATCGGAACACAAAGGACTAA
- the LOC134189225 gene encoding uncharacterized protein LOC134189225, giving the protein MNDMLFSNDVIDESRSMEIHKRLSEAKWTSLDTYKLLMKVLPKTDNATYMTFCCLLRVKFNLPVMGKILCDECKPFQKCTMNQIVKFSISPSCQSILNSTARSVYIAVSIDADYRDDPETEKHIVVHPSSFVCINNEVSATLNVSVEEEYIDKEFLQMKIAYILKVGVHEVQVTVSITNSTWMFLRLSPRAGLRLMQMLSAQESKHYFGLMIEEAFQSKSARNVSIELKLSNLPSHTFHVISTGIFGVTSEEDAHFINDGTIVVVMFSVIKFIFCFMSKMR; this is encoded by the coding sequence atgaaTGATATGCTATTTTCTAACGATGTTATTGACGAAAGTCGTTCAATGGAAATACACAAACGGTTGAGTGAGGCCAAGTGGACAAGTTTGGATACTTACAAGTTGTTGATGAAAGTTCTTCCAAAAACCGATAATGCAACATACATGACGTTCTGTTGCTTATTGCGCGTCAAGTTCAATTTGCCTGTAATGGGAAAGATACTTTGTGATGAATGCAAACCTTTCCAGAAGTGCACAATGAATCAAATCGTGAAGTTTTCTATTTCACCATCTTGCCAGTCAATTCTAAACAGTACTGCTCGCAGTGTTTATATAGCTGTCTCTATTGATGCCGACTATAGGGATGATCCAGAAACTGAGAAACATATAGTGGTACATCCATCATCATTTGTATGCATTAATAATGAGGTCTCTGCAACTTTGAATGTAAGCGTTGAAGAAGAGTATATCGACAAGGAATTTCTTCAAATGAAAATTGCTTATATATTGAAAGTTGGTGTTCATGAAGTACAGGTAACTGTTTCGATAACCAACAGTACATGGATGTTTCTACGTTTGTCGCCTCGAGCTGGATTACGACTTATGCAAATGTTGAGTGCACAAGAGTCTAAACATTACTTTGGTCTAATGATAGAAGAAGCATTCCAATCCAAGTCAGCAAGAAATGTCTCTATTGAGTTGAAATTGAGCAACTTGCCATCACATACATTTCATGTTATTTCTACTGGGATATTTGGTGTCACATCAGAAGAGGATGCCCATTTCATTAATGATGGTACAATAGTTGTGGTTATGTTTTCtgtaattaaatttattttctgTTTTATGTCAAAGATGAGATAA